A part of Leptospira wolffii serovar Khorat str. Khorat-H2 genomic DNA contains:
- the leuA2 gene encoding 2-isopropylmalate synthase LeuA2, translated as MILPGQGLRTPASSPFFMDVTLRDGNQALRKPWNLEEKEIIFRQLLKLGVQGIEVGFASASKQDFDACAHLASLAPENVAISSLSRAVEKEIDLSWEAIRRAPRPRIHIVYPVSDFTIRNVLGISEAQVKENIVRAVSYARKLAGNFGEVQFSGEHFGDALENMEFAIEAFRAALDAGADVVNLPNTVERYRPYLFVAMVRKVAETLPQGTNLSVHTHNDLGMATATTVESFFAGATQLETALNGLGERAGNTNTYEVAIALHNCGVKVNLNLQAIYETSRIVSRMSGVPIHEKAPLIGEDVVAHRSGIHQDGVSKTKELKKGAYRAFDANLIGRPEGDRIAFTSQSGKSAVYEILIQSGIEVTKEEAALLQPALKNRSEEIGGGELSIEEIREELGKLRSVEARKEQGLVG; from the coding sequence ATGATCCTACCGGGGCAAGGCCTGAGGACTCCTGCGTCTTCTCCTTTCTTTATGGACGTAACCTTGAGGGACGGAAACCAGGCCTTACGTAAACCCTGGAATCTGGAGGAAAAAGAAATCATCTTCCGCCAACTGCTGAAACTCGGTGTCCAAGGGATCGAGGTAGGATTCGCTTCGGCGAGTAAACAGGACTTCGATGCTTGCGCGCATTTGGCCTCTTTAGCTCCGGAGAATGTGGCAATCTCCAGTCTCTCCCGGGCCGTGGAAAAAGAGATCGATCTTTCTTGGGAAGCGATACGTAGGGCCCCGCGTCCTCGCATTCACATCGTTTATCCTGTGAGCGATTTTACCATCCGTAACGTTTTGGGAATCTCGGAAGCTCAAGTAAAAGAGAATATAGTACGAGCAGTATCCTATGCGAGAAAGCTTGCGGGCAATTTCGGCGAAGTGCAATTCTCCGGAGAACATTTCGGAGACGCATTGGAGAATATGGAGTTTGCGATCGAAGCCTTTCGGGCAGCTCTGGATGCAGGGGCCGACGTGGTAAATCTTCCCAATACGGTGGAGCGATATAGACCGTATCTGTTCGTAGCAATGGTAAGAAAAGTCGCCGAAACCCTTCCCCAAGGCACGAATCTTTCGGTTCACACACATAACGATTTGGGAATGGCTACGGCGACTACCGTGGAAAGTTTCTTTGCGGGTGCCACCCAATTGGAAACGGCATTGAACGGCCTGGGAGAAAGGGCCGGCAATACGAATACCTACGAAGTGGCGATCGCATTGCATAATTGCGGAGTCAAAGTGAATTTGAACCTACAGGCGATTTACGAGACTTCGCGGATCGTCTCCCGGATGTCCGGAGTTCCTATACACGAAAAAGCTCCTTTAATTGGAGAAGATGTGGTCGCACATAGGAGCGGAATCCATCAGGACGGAGTCTCCAAGACCAAGGAATTGAAAAAAGGCGCATACCGCGCATTCGATGCGAATCTGATAGGAAGACCGGAGGGGGATAGGATCGCCTTCACCAGCCAGTCCGGAAAATCTGCGGTTTATGAAATCCTAATACAATCGGGAATAGAAGTTACGAAGGAAGAAGCGGCCTTATTGCAGCCTGCGCTCAAAAACAGATCGGAGGAAATCGGAGGCGGAGAACTCTCGATAGAAGAGATTCGGGAAGAATTGGGAAAACTTAGAAGCGTAGAGGCACGGAAAGAACAAGGATTGGTCGGATAA
- a CDS encoding tetratricopeptide repeat protein: MDPRLHTALDRLKKNDPEGAKSILASWTESEPANPNAYFHYGMCLSQLGELGPAEAQLQECIRLEPSHVQAWVGLGVLFARKKDKPKAEFHLSKALELDDTDTYARKNLAAVYTGASKFDQALALLKDIPESELNDAPTLYALAICYVRTNRFPQAREIFSKLEIVGVPESVKKEYVQLKQLLEEKQFEQGGIWTFLERKEE, encoded by the coding sequence ATGGATCCTCGCTTGCATACAGCCTTAGATAGATTGAAGAAGAATGATCCCGAAGGAGCTAAGTCTATCCTGGCTTCCTGGACGGAATCCGAGCCGGCAAACCCTAACGCATACTTCCATTACGGAATGTGCCTCTCTCAGCTAGGCGAACTCGGCCCTGCGGAGGCTCAATTGCAGGAATGTATCCGCCTGGAACCCTCCCATGTGCAGGCCTGGGTGGGACTAGGAGTTCTCTTCGCGAGAAAAAAAGACAAACCCAAGGCTGAGTTCCACTTATCCAAAGCGCTGGAGTTGGACGATACGGATACCTATGCCAGAAAAAATTTGGCCGCGGTCTATACGGGAGCCTCCAAATTCGATCAGGCACTTGCCTTACTGAAGGACATACCGGAATCCGAATTAAACGACGCCCCCACTCTCTATGCATTAGCGATTTGTTATGTTAGAACGAATCGTTTTCCGCAAGCACGGGAAATATTCTCCAAATTGGAAATCGTAGGAGTTCCGGAATCCGTTAAAAAGGAATACGTGCAGCTCAAACAACTTCTGGAAGAAAAGCAGTTCGAGCAAGGAGGGATCTGGACCTTCTTGGAAAGAAAGGAGGAATAA
- the cysC gene encoding adenylyl-sulfate kinase, translating to MSLTVWLTGLSGSGKTTLANALKENFLRTGRASYVLDGDSVRKGLCSDLGFSDADRAENTRRVAEVARMMNDAGVIVIAALISPFGLERDLARLTIRESHFVEVYLNTPLEVCESRDPNGLYRKLRLGELKDITEIHSNYEPPDHPSLVLDTSRRSLEDCVRAVDDLVSTLEE from the coding sequence ATGTCCTTGACCGTCTGGCTGACAGGACTGAGCGGTTCAGGTAAGACCACTCTAGCGAACGCTTTGAAGGAAAATTTCCTGAGAACGGGAAGAGCTAGCTACGTCCTGGACGGAGATTCTGTAAGAAAAGGCCTTTGTTCCGATCTCGGTTTTTCGGATGCGGATCGTGCGGAAAATACACGAAGAGTGGCCGAGGTCGCAAGAATGATGAACGACGCAGGCGTAATCGTAATAGCCGCATTGATTTCTCCTTTCGGTTTGGAAAGGGACTTGGCCCGATTGACGATACGGGAAAGTCATTTTGTGGAAGTATATCTGAACACTCCTTTGGAGGTTTGCGAGTCTCGGGATCCCAACGGTCTTTATCGTAAGCTTCGTTTGGGGGAACTGAAGGATATTACGGAAATCCATTCTAATTACGAGCCTCCCGATCATCCTTCTTTGGTCTTGGATACTTCCCGTAGGAGTCTGGAGGATTGCGTGAGGGCCGTGGACGATCTGGTTTCGACTTTGGAAGAATAG
- a CDS encoding phage holin family protein has product MLRFLISVLLQSLVVIFVFPLIDSEFRVSASLWDAFVIVIFFGILNFILRVFLVIATLGIGYLFYIITLGLAGLVVNAWVLLWIGDIFPGKIYVPGFWPAFWGGAILALANYVSKSDSEEKKNKKV; this is encoded by the coding sequence ATGCTTAGGTTTTTAATTTCCGTTCTACTCCAATCCCTCGTAGTGATTTTCGTATTTCCTCTGATCGATTCCGAGTTCAGGGTGAGCGCGAGTCTTTGGGACGCATTCGTCATTGTCATATTCTTCGGGATTCTGAATTTCATACTTCGCGTGTTCTTGGTGATCGCTACCTTAGGCATCGGATATCTATTCTATATCATAACCTTGGGATTAGCCGGATTGGTGGTAAACGCTTGGGTTCTTTTATGGATCGGAGATATCTTTCCTGGTAAGATCTACGTTCCCGGATTTTGGCCCGCCTTTTGGGGTGGTGCGATTCTGGCTTTAGCCAACTACGTTTCCAAATCCGATTCCGAAGAAAAAAAGAACAAGAAAGTATAA
- the epsC gene encoding serine O-acetyltransferase EpsC encodes MLEEIKAIRKNDPAARGLEFILYPGLHAIFLHKVVAHPLYNINLKFLARFVSQFSRFITGIEIHPGAKIGKGLFIDHGMGIVIGGTAEIGDDCVLFHGVTLGGTGNVQGKRHPTIGNNVLIGARATILGPVYVGNNVKIGAEAVVIDHDIPNNCTVVGAPGKIVRLNGKKVRKTLKRTELR; translated from the coding sequence ATGCTAGAAGAAATTAAAGCGATACGAAAGAACGACCCCGCTGCACGGGGATTGGAGTTCATTCTTTACCCGGGGCTCCATGCCATATTTTTGCACAAAGTCGTCGCACATCCTTTATATAATATAAATCTAAAGTTTTTGGCGAGATTTGTTTCCCAATTTTCCCGGTTCATTACGGGCATCGAAATCCATCCGGGAGCCAAGATAGGCAAAGGGCTCTTTATAGATCACGGTATGGGAATCGTAATCGGGGGCACTGCCGAGATAGGCGACGATTGTGTGCTATTTCACGGAGTCACTTTGGGTGGAACCGGAAACGTACAAGGCAAGAGACATCCTACGATCGGAAATAACGTACTGATCGGCGCAAGAGCCACGATTCTCGGTCCCGTTTATGTAGGAAACAATGTGAAGATAGGTGCAGAGGCCGTGGTCATCGATCACGATATCCCGAACAATTGCACTGTTGTGGGCGCCCCCGGAAAAATCGTCAGACTAAACGGTAAAAAGGTGCGAAAAACTCTGAAACGAACCGAGCTACGATAG